In Candidatus Nealsonbacteria bacterium, the DNA window AAAGATGCCATAACGTCTTTTGTCTACTGGACTGTGGTATTAACCCCGTACATGATTTTTATTGTGAAAATTGACTTTAAGCAATATATAGCTTGGATAAGCATGCAGGCGATTCTTCTTCCGCCGCTTGGAGCAGTTTTTTCAATAATCGTAAGAAAGTTAAAGAAACAATAAATTAAAAAATATTCATAAAAAAACAATGGCCCTGGATTTGAAAAAATTAAATGAGGAGCAAAAAGAGGCGGTGGTCCACGAAGCGGGACCGCTTTTAATCGTGGCCGGAGCCGGAACTGGAAAAACAACAGTGATTACCCAAAGAATTGCTTATCTGATAGAAAAGGAACTGGCTAAGCCGGAAGAAATATTAGCCGTTACTTTTACGGAAAAAGCGGCCGGAGAAATGGAGGAAAGAGTTGATACTCTTTTGCCTTACGGCTACGTTGATTTATGGATTTCAACCTTTCATTCTTTTTGCGAAAGAGTTCTGAGAGACCATGCTTTAGATATCGGCTTGCCGGCTGATTTTAAAGTTTTGGACCCGACAGCAGGCTGGCTTTTGGTGCGCCAGAATTTGGATAAATTCGAGCTTGATTATTATAAGCCTTTGGGCAATCCGACTAAATTCATACAGACCCTGATTTCCCATTTTTCCCATTGCAAAGACCAGGAAGTTTATCCTGAAGATTACCTTGAATATAGCGAAAGGTTAAAAACCAGGGACGACTCTCCGGAAAATCAGGAAACAGAAAGAATAAAGGAAGTGGCAAACGCTTTTCATGCTTACCAAAAATTGCTTTTGGAAAACAGCTATTTGGATTTCGGAGACCTTATAAATTACTGCTTGAAATTATTTAAAAAAAGACCTTTGATTTTGGAAAAATATAGGGAAAAGTTCAAATACATTTTGGTGGATGAATTCCAGGACACTAATTGGTCTCAATATGAATTGATAAAAGTATTAGCTTTTCCCAAAAATAATCTCACCGTCTGCGCTGATGATGACCAGGCCATCTATTGTTGGAGAGGAGCTTCTTTTTCCAATATTATCCTGTTTAAAAAGGATTTTCCCAAGGCAAAACAGATTTCCTTGGTTAAAAATTACAGGTCAGCCCAGAACATTTTGGATTTGGCTTACAGGTTTATTAAAGCCAATGACCCTGACCGGCTTGAATATGTTAATAAAATAAATAAAAAATTAATTTCAATGATGGATAAACCCACCTCTGCCAAGGCTTCCGCCGACGCTAAAGCTTTGGCGGACAAGTCGGCGAGGCAAGGGGGGATAATCGAGCATATAAGCGCTAAAAATTTGGACGAAGAAGTTGGGAAAACAATCAAGAAAATACTGGAAATTTTAAAAAGAGACAAAGAGGTGAATTACAACGATATTGCCATTTTGGTCAGGGCGAACAACACGGCGAACGTTTTTACAAAGGCCTTAGAAAGGGCCGGTTTGCCATATCAATTTTTGGCTTCAAAAGGGCTTTACTCAAAGCCCATTATTTTGGACGTTATTTCTTATTTTAAGCTTTTGGATAATTATCATGAAAGTCCGTCGGTTTACAGAATTTTAAACTTGTTATTTTTAGAAATACCTTATCAAGACATAATTAATATTATCCAATACAGCCATCGCAAAACAAAATCTCTTTTTGAGGCAATGGAAGAGCTGGCTTTAATTCCCGGGATTTCGGAAAGGGCCCAAGAAAAAATTCCTTTTATCCTTAGCTTGATAAAAAAACATTCCGCTCTTTCCCGAGAAAAAATAGTTTCGGAAATATTCCTGGCTTTTTTAGGAGATTCGGGTTATTTGAAATATTTGGCCTCAAAAGATGATAAAGAACAGATAGACGTGCTTAACCAATTTTATAAAAGAATAAAAAGCTTTGAAGAATCCGCGATGGAGCCATCTTTGAAAAATTTTATGGAAGAAATAGTTTTTGAAATAGAGTCAGGAGAAGAGGGGAAACTTGAATTCGACCCTGAACAGGGTCCGGACATGATTAAAGTGATGACCATTCACGGAGCCAAAGGATTGGAATTCAAATACGTATTTTTAGTTAATATGGTGGATAAAAGATTTCCAACCATTGAAAGAAAGGATTTGATAGAGCTTCCCGAAGAATTAATTAAAGACATCAAACCCAAAGGAGATGTCCATTTGCAGGAAGAAAGAAGGATTTGCTATGTGGCTATGACCAGAGCCAAGAAAGAACTTTATTTTACCTCGGCCGAGGATTATGGATTAGCAAGGAAAAAGAGATTGTCGCGATTTTTAATAGAAATGGGATATAAAGACAGTCTTGAAACTAAAAATTTAAAATCGAAAAACGGATTGCCCGAACCGGCCGTGAAAAAACCGGAGACCAAAAGCCAAAAAGAATCGGAATATCTTCCGGAACATTTTTCATTTTCTCAACTGGCTGCTTTTGAAAAATGCCCTTTGCAGTATAAATTCAATTTTATTTTAAAGATTCCGATTAAAGGAAAGGCTGTTTTTTCCTTCGGAAAAACAATGCACAATACTTTTTACAGTTTTTTGAAAGCAGCAAGCGAGAGCAGTAAAAATAACCAAAGCGATTTATTCGGTTTTCCGGATAAAAAAACAAAAACAGCAAAAAAGGACAGTGCTTTTCAACTGGAAGATTTGCTCCTTATTTTTGAAAAAAACTGGATAGGGGAATGGTATGAGACCAAAAGCCAAAAAGAGGGATATTATAAATTGGGAAAGAAAATAGTTAAGGATTTTTACCAGGAGTTTATAAAAAATCCTCCCAAGGTTTTAAAAATTAACAATTCCTTTGCCTTAGAAATGCCATTTAACTTAAAGATAGGAAAAAATACGTTATTTGGCGTAATAGACAGAATTGATGAAAGAGAAGGGGGAGTCGCGATTATAGATTATAAAACCGGAAGCTCCAAAGAAAAATTAAAGCCGGAAGACAAAGAGCAGTTATTAATTTATCAAATAGCGATTGAGGAGGTTTTTAAATTAAAACCAAAAGAGCTTATTTATGATTACTTAAACGACGGAAAGAAGGCGTCTTTTCTGGGCTCAGCAGAAGAAACAGAAAATCTTAAAGAAAAAATAAAAAGAGAGATAGAAGAAATCAAGAAAAGTAATTTCAAACCTACTCCGGGCCACCAATGCGGATTTTGCGACTTTAAAGACATTTGCGATTTTGCCCAAAGGCAGTAAAATTAAACATTATGGAACAAAATATAAAAAAAATAGAACCGGTTTTTTCAGTCTCAGAATATATAGAATTTCTTAATATAAACTTAAAAAAAATCGGCGTTGCAAAAATAACCGGAGAAGTTACGAAACTGACCGTTTCAACCAGCGGTCATGTTTATTTTTCGATAAAAGACAAGTCGGGCAAGGGCGTTTTAGATTGCATAATCTGGAAAAATAATTATGCCATGTGCGGAGTGAAACTTGAAAAGGGAAAAGAAGTGATTCTGTCCGGATACCCCGATGTTTATCCTTTGAGCGGAAGGCTCAGCTTTAAAGCTGAAACGATTGAATTAAAAGGGGAGGGAGCGTTAAAAAAAGCTTACGAAGAATTAAAAAATAAGCTGGAAAAGGAGGGAATTTTCGACTTGGCAAGGAAAAAGAAAATTCCAATGTTTCCCGAAAGAATAGGAGTAATTACTTCAAAACAGGGAGCGGTGATACACGATTTTCTTAACAATATAGGGAAACACGGATTCAAGATTCAGATGATTGATTCCCGGGTAGAGGGGCAGGAAGCAATAAAAGACCTTCTGTCGGCCATCAGGACTTTCAAAGAAAAAAATATAGAGGTTTTAGTAGTCATAAGGGGTGGAGGATCTTTAGAATCATTACAACCGTTTAATAATGAAATACTTGTCAAGGAAATAGTTGATTTGCCTTTTCCCGTGATTGCCGGAATAGGCCACGACAAAGATACGCCACTTTTTACTATGGCGGCGGACGCTTCAGAGTCCACTCCCACCGCCGTTGCCAATCTGCTTAACGAATCGTGGGACCAAGCCCTGCTTTTTTTAGAACGATACGAAAGGAACATTGTCGGCCGGTATGAAATGATTTTAAGTAATTACAAAGAAATTGAAAA includes these proteins:
- a CDS encoding UvrD-helicase domain-containing protein — translated: MKKLNEEQKEAVVHEAGPLLIVAGAGTGKTTVITQRIAYLIEKELAKPEEILAVTFTEKAAGEMEERVDTLLPYGYVDLWISTFHSFCERVLRDHALDIGLPADFKVLDPTAGWLLVRQNLDKFELDYYKPLGNPTKFIQTLISHFSHCKDQEVYPEDYLEYSERLKTRDDSPENQETERIKEVANAFHAYQKLLLENSYLDFGDLINYCLKLFKKRPLILEKYREKFKYILVDEFQDTNWSQYELIKVLAFPKNNLTVCADDDQAIYCWRGASFSNIILFKKDFPKAKQISLVKNYRSAQNILDLAYRFIKANDPDRLEYVNKINKKLISMMDKPTSAKASADAKALADKSARQGGIIEHISAKNLDEEVGKTIKKILEILKRDKEVNYNDIAILVRANNTANVFTKALERAGLPYQFLASKGLYSKPIILDVISYFKLLDNYHESPSVYRILNLLFLEIPYQDIINIIQYSHRKTKSLFEAMEELALIPGISERAQEKIPFILSLIKKHSALSREKIVSEIFLAFLGDSGYLKYLASKDDKEQIDVLNQFYKRIKSFEESAMEPSLKNFMEEIVFEIESGEEGKLEFDPEQGPDMIKVMTIHGAKGLEFKYVFLVNMVDKRFPTIERKDLIELPEELIKDIKPKGDVHLQEERRICYVAMTRAKKELYFTSAEDYGLARKKRLSRFLIEMGYKDSLETKNLKSKNGLPEPAVKKPETKSQKESEYLPEHFSFSQLAAFEKCPLQYKFNFILKIPIKGKAVFSFGKTMHNTFYSFLKAASESSKNNQSDLFGFPDKKTKTAKKDSAFQLEDLLLIFEKNWIGEWYETKSQKEGYYKLGKKIVKDFYQEFIKNPPKVLKINNSFALEMPFNLKIGKNTLFGVIDRIDEREGGVAIIDYKTGSSKEKLKPEDKEQLLIYQIAIEEVFKLKPKELIYDYLNDGKKASFLGSAEETENLKEKIKREIEEIKKSNFKPTPGHQCGFCDFKDICDFAQRQ
- the xseA gene encoding exodeoxyribonuclease VII large subunit: MEQNIKKIEPVFSVSEYIEFLNINLKKIGVAKITGEVTKLTVSTSGHVYFSIKDKSGKGVLDCIIWKNNYAMCGVKLEKGKEVILSGYPDVYPLSGRLSFKAETIELKGEGALKKAYEELKNKLEKEGIFDLARKKKIPMFPERIGVITSKQGAVIHDFLNNIGKHGFKIQMIDSRVEGQEAIKDLLSAIRTFKEKNIEVLVVIRGGGSLESLQPFNNEILVKEIVDLPFPVIAGIGHDKDTPLFTMAADASESTPTAVANLLNESWDQALLFLERYERNIVGRYEMILSNYKEIENKLKISFNNFKNALNVAGEKLQGTLNKSLSGFKSLLALVNQKIEQAEKVVFFNNPERQLRLGYSIASCDGKIVRQTKDVKIGKNMYIKVTDGKIISEVKNINKNLASREP